Genomic window (Daucus carota subsp. sativus chromosome 5, DH1 v3.0, whole genome shotgun sequence):
taagtatATTTGATTGAGAATTTAaaggaattttttatttatgaaatttgaGCATATTTAATTCAgattgtaaaaaatatattagaatctttaattatgattttaaattatattataaaatttggtgGTATTTAGTCAGTATTTTAAATTAGACCAGTGACGTAAagatttataaacaaaaattttatgtcTAAATCGTTCAATGATAGAGTATCTTTGGACTTTTTTCGGCTGGAAGAGTGATGATATTGATGTAGTGCTAGTATTGCAGAATTACACAAATTGATAGTTTTAAAAATTCGAGGTTATttaattcagattttaaaaatgtatCAGAATCTTCgagtattcaattaggattttaaattatattataaaatttggtggtattcaatcGATATTTAAATTAGACCTGTGACATATAGTTttagaaacaaaaaatttacgCCTAAATCGTTCAAAGGCAGAGTATCCTTCAGACTTTTTTCAGCGATAAGAGTAATTAGAATGATGTTGCTAAAATTGCACATGACACAGATTGATAGTTTTAAGTACTTGGGATTTATCATATAGAATAACGTGGATATCACTGAGGATGTTACGCATCGTATTAAGGCAGAATGACTTAAATGGAGGGCTCCCTCAAGAGTGTTATATGAGAAAAAGGTATCTTTGAAGCTAAAaggtaaattttataatatagcagTTAAGCCTGTATTATTGTACAATTCTGAGTGTTGGCCAACGAGAAAGGTAGAAGAGCGTAGATCAGAGACGGCAGAAATGCGTATGTTACATTGAATTTGTGGCCGTATAATGGTGGATCACATATCAAATGATATTTCACATGAGCGTTGAATGTGGAATCAACTTTCAATAAAATGAAGGAGAGTTAAATCAATTGACGTCTACGGGCATGTTCGTCAAATACGGACCATAACTCTAGTGAGAAAGATTGACAACATATCAGTTGGGACATGGGGGAGGGATATATTGAAACATACATGGACTAATCAACTAAGTATGGACATAAAAGTCTTAGAGGTCGTTTGGTTGACATGTAAATATCCAAGAAGTTGAAATTCTCAGGAAATATGTAAAACTAAAGTTGTTTGtttgacaaaaagaaaagatatGTAACTACCATGGAAGTGTAAATACCCACAAATAATGAGAAGTTATTTACCCACCTCCCCTTGGTTACCAGCATTTCCTATAGGAATTTAAAATGCTGTATACTAACCAAACACAAATATCAACTTCCcgtttattacaattttcacaaTAAATTCACATTACATTGGAAATAACTTCTCATTGTCAACCAAATGAGCACCTAATTCTCACATGTGATATGACTTTAGATAGGAATGTTTGGTGACGACATATTAGAGTAGTTGAGTATAATTCTTAGTGGTATACGATGAGTTACATTGTACAAATTTACTGCTTTCATGTATCATTTTAGGTATTtgtgttatatttatatatcgcACTCAACATATTTTGTCATCCACTAAATTGAAGGTTATCGCACAAATAGCATCCTTACTATTTTATAGTTGCGTAAATATTACACTTGTCATATCACGTTTTAAAGCATGATATACCAGAGGGTGTTTGCGCCGGTTATCACAATGTCGAATATCATAGAAAAATAACGCCGAATACCATTTATTAAGACTGCATCTTGTAGCGGTTGGATATTGATCAAAAACGTTACATCGTCTAGCATTTGTTGGGGTTAAAAGAACATAACGCTATTTCATGTAGTGTTTTGctgattttagaaaaaaaaacgcTATATGATATAACATCTTGACGGGGGTTGAAAAACCAAATGTTACTTCGTAAAATGTTTTAATTGGACAAAAGAATAAAATGCTACATAATTAGGTGttttattccaaaattaaaatgcaaaatattctactcttaatgaataatatttgaaaacatTTTCTCTAATGTGTTATTGTGGCATTACATGCGTGTTTTATCTTTctctctttgtttttttttaccgaaaaagtttgattttattttttttatccaaCTCGACCCATGGTACCAATTATCAAACGTACATAATTCTCTATTTGCGTTTTCTGttgctccctccgtctcttaatacttttcatgcttattttatcaagtttgtCAATACACAactttaatcattaatatttttaatttcatattagtattaagtaaaaaaaatcaCCGTATTAAATTACTTATGAAGGCAAATCCAACAACATCCCtcacgactatatttagtccaataaattagacgtaaattaataatttatcacattttATGAAAAATCCCGACATATCAATGAGCAAGTAAAAGGACCCCGAgggggcacacactaagcacaaAATTCAATAAGTATgatggattttgattggcttttACTTCTTTACGGTGGTGAACCCTCTTGCAAATTTACCAACCATACCAATAAAAATCCAcgaaatttatgaaatttgatGCTTaacatgtgctcatgggcacacactagtcACCCTTATTTTATTCGGCACCTAGACGGTTGTACAGAAAAGACCCAAGCATGACCAAGATAACGAAGATTCCCAAAAAACAACAAATCCCTCGAAACATTACAGCGAAACCACACGCGAACTTTCCTCCCACAAAACTTACATAAACTCAACATACATATATTCTGAATGGATTAACTGATATTTAGACAATTTCAGTTAAACAGGAAACGAAGAATCCAAAAGCCCAGAAGACATACAAAACCAACAAGTGGATTAACACAATGGGCagtaaaataaaattgttgGCATCAGATATGATAATGTCTTTGATGTGGGTTTCTTCCAGTGTTCTTATTAAGAGATTAGTTTTTAATGTCTTGGGGTTTGGTTCAGATGCCAAAGGTGAAGTCTTTAAATGTGGAGTATCTATTCTCAACATGTTTTTCTTTGCTTGGTTGAGTAAGGTCACTAAAGGTGGGGCCTATAACCCTCTTACTGTCTTGTCACCTGTGTTTTCTGGTGGTTTCAGCACTTTTCTGTTCACTGTTGGTGCAAGAATCCCTGCTCAGGTTAGTTGTATGGTTGTTTATTGATTTGGTTATTGTTATGTTTGTAATGGGGTTGGTCTAAATAGTTTGATTGTGTTCTTGGTTGATTTAGTTTGATGGGGGATTATTGGTGAGCTTGAATTTGATATAGCTTGACATGGTTGTTGATAGCTTTTGTTTTCATAAGGGTTTGGTGTTTGACTTTCCGAATTTTGTCAAGTATTGTTAGATTTTCATTCGTGCTTGGCGATATGTTAAGTGTCTAATTGATATCCTTTGGTTTCTAGTTTAAATTCTAAACGCAGAAAAATAAGGCTAAGATTGCCTGCAGATCTTTCTCAGATCAGTACAGGTTCGTATCATAGGTGACGTCTGAGTACTTGTTTTTTGTTTCTCTATAAGTTGTCAATGCAGAAGGATTGGCGGATACCCTAGTGGTCAAATTCTATCTAGTATCTACATTCTACTCCCCTCGATGACATGGTAATGGGTTCATAGGGCCTTAAACAATCTTGCTTgcctttcaaaataaaattgctGTGAATCTCTGACATATTTGTATTCATCTATGCCCTATCGGTAATACATTTTTAGTACGGTTTAGATATGCTCAAGTAAGTTTGAAATAGTAAAATGGTTTCCAAGTCTAGTTACATTAGTCAAGACAATGGTTTCTGTTTTAAGTGATATACTCCTAGCACAAGTCTCattgttgaaattttaaaaaataatcttgaTTTCAGGTTATTGGATCAATTGCCGGTGTTAGGCTAATGCTAGATACATTTCCGGAAATAGGACGTGGTCCTCGACTGAATGTAGATATTCATAAAGGAGCACTGACTGAAGGACTTTTGACGTTTGCAATTGTGTCTATATCACTTGGGCTAACTGTAAAACTTCCTGGAAGTTTCTATATGAAAACGTGGATCTCTAGTTTCTCCAAGCTCACTCTTCATATACTTGGTTCTGACCTCACAGGTGGATGCATGAATCCTGCTTCGGTAAGTAATTATGTTAGTTCTTAGgtaatggattttttttatagtatCCTTTGTGCTTATATATGTTGTCTAGTGTCAGTAGTTCCACGCCGTTTTGTATTGGCGGGCAAAAGAATAAATTTCAATGTATCTTTTCCTTAAATTTATAGGGTTCTAAATTAAGCTAAGCCAATAAATACTCTTTTgttgtatttattattatattactaagATATATGTTGACTCTAATCTGTAAGCCTTTTGCATTTCTAGGTAATGGGATGGGCTTATGCTCGTGGTGACCATATAACGAAAGAGCATATATTTGTTTACTGGCTCGCCCCTGTAGAAGCAACTCTTTTGGCGGTATGGACATTTAGTTTGATATTCCGGTCCCAAAAAGGAGAGAAGGCAAAAGTAAAGGCTGAAAAATCTGATTGAGATCCATGCCGTTGGACATGATTAAAACTGAAAGTTTTTCAAGACTTGCTGTTTGTCATCTATAAAAGTATGCTATCCATTATTCAAACGTGTCCTATCTCCAGCCAAGATTTTTATCAAATAGATTTGTAAATAtgtttcttttttcattttaaatgcAATGTGTTTCCTCTTTCATGAATAAATGAGAGGATCAACCACATctgcatttaaaatttaatttctccTTACTTTCGCTTCTCCTGCCTACCCTGCTCCGACCTAAAATAAGCTGTTTCCGCTAATTTAAGAAATTAAGTGTCCATAATGTGAATACTAAAATTGCTATAGCATGCATATGTGAAGGGAAATGCAAATGTGAAGAGGATTAGATGGCAGGTTGATTGAGAAAATATATGGCATAAATCATCCTGTTATAGCTCTATCATGGTATTTTCAGTGAAACGAGTAGTAGTTGGACCGACTCCAGCAGGCATTGtctttatatatacacaaaatacCCGTCTCTGGCGCAGCCCTTGCActgttataattaaaatgggaaCTGAACTCATGCAAAAAGAAATGAAGAGAGGCTCCTACTAGCTACCACTGACGCCTTGCATATTGCATCCCAAATGCATTGTCACATGAATGAGCTAGGCAAATTTTCAGTTAGGGATCTGAGAAGCTGAAGCATCTGAAGACTCCAATAGCCTCTTTGGAACTACTGTCCCTCTGCAAGGCCCGGACCTAGCTTGGGGAGGCCAGATCAGTCATGTCCTGGCACAGTCGGGACATGACTCCATGAATGTCATCACGTTCTCGAAGCCAGTATCCAAGCCCCTGTGGGAGCAGAAACTCTTGCAGCAGAGGGTCAAGGAGAAAGCTAACCAGTTGGCAGTCTACTCCATCAAGCAAGCATATCTATCGAGAAGCCAATAGTCGTGCAAATGCTTTGAGTGACATTGTCAATAATCTAGTTTTACTTTGACACACGTTTTTGTAAATGAACAAAATTATTCTTAATTCATTCACTGGCAGAACAAATAAAAAGGgcaaattatatgaaaaaagaaaaacacaaaGCACACTTGTCTTGCCTCATTTGCTCTGTGATTCaagaaaatttcaataaaattacataaatacAATGGTGCACTGCCATTCAAAGAGTTTTCTCGGTTTTGCTTACACTGCTTTCTTCAGGACAACTATGACTACATATACATAAAGACCTTCAAATAAGATCAATGCTTGTGCAAAAAGTAATCTCAGTAAACAAGTTGGGTTTCAAACTCTGCAAGGTCAACAGAACCAGAGTCGATGGGTTTCATGAGATATGCAGCCAAGAGCTCAGAAGCCAGTGCTGCAATAAGTGGAATCCTtttcaaattcttcaaaaaaccaCTGTCATCGGTATCACCAATTGCTAGAAGTTCTGTGTTGATCTCCACCATCCTATCCAATTTCCTCTTAAATTCAGGATTCTCAACATCAAGAACAGCTGGGAAAATTCTTGCAGTGGTGCGGTTTGTCTGCAGGAACACACAAAGCAAATATTCATCCTTAGGTACACTTGAATCATACATTATTCTATTTCTACGTTGTCTACTTAATTTTCATGATTAGAAGGCACTTGTCTATTGACATTAGGAGGGAAAAAAACATGCTTGGAGCAACGAAATAGGGAAATGGATTAGTTTACATATGCATAATAAATTATAAGCACTCCAAATCAATAATGAAGATTCTAAAGATCAGATTTCAAGCACTTAAAGAGAAATTTATCCCTGGCAGAAGTATAACACTAACCTCAATGATGACATGCATGTCAAATTCCTTTGCGTCAAGTCCAATGCCTTCATAGAAGGCAGATCTCTGGCAATCATTTAGATACATTGTGACATAAACCTGCATCCAAATCTGCTGATTAACATATGGAAAATTTCTAATATTTGGGTAACTGCAGGACAGTAAGTGGTCACTGGATTAAGACATTAACTGTCTAACATCAGTTTCAGTCACATAGTTTGTAGTAACAAGAATGATTGTGGCCAGCGAATAACTAAGAATGGACTTCAACTAAccaaaataccaaaaaaaacaatataaagaTTACCGATAAGCAGAAAAAGCGTGACCACAACTTTGCCTTCCAGTCGTTTAAGAATTGTGGCTGTGCCTTCATCAATGCTGAGAAGAAATCCCCATGTCGATTCTCATCCTGGCACCAGTTCTCAAAGTACTTAAAAATTGGATAGAGTTGGTACTCGGGGTTGGTCTTGAGATGACGGTAAATGGTTATGTATCTCCAGTACCCAATTTTCTCAGACAAATATGTTGCATAGAAAATGAACTTTGGTTTGAAAAAGGTGTATTTTCTGGCCTTTGTCAAAAATCCCAAGTCCAGTGCCAGGTTGAAGTCTGACAGACCCTTGTTCAAAAACCTGGCAAAACAAATATGTAGCAACAAAATAATTCATTACACAAGGCCTACAAACAGCTCAGAAGTGAAGTAAAATGATGGAGAATGTGTGGCACCTACCCAGCATGCCTGGCTTCATCTCTTGACATAAGAGAGAAAATCTCAGCTACCACAGGGTTAGTTTTCTGCATAAAGCCAACAAACTGTTAAGTTCTGAATTCCTCACACTGTGCTACCTTACAAACTACTTGAGTGCGCGTTTACTATACATAGCTTAAACAAATTAGAATTAACCCTTTGTCATCAGTTAAATCTCAGCTGAGGACTTCAAAATAGCTGTACATGGTTAATATCATCAATCGGCGCATGTAACTTCTTATAATTTTTGCtagcatattttttaatatacatcACCAATTAAGCAATCAAAACAAATAATAACTTGCAAGCAATATTACTTGAGAACTATCAAAAAAATGCAATAAGTTGCAGACATTTAACTTCTTCAATCATGCAATTGACATTAAGTGACAACTAACAATTAATTTTTCAAGGCAATCCAAATAATCAAGAATAACCTTCTGGTTGAAATGACAAAACCAATTTAAGAAATAGACAACAAAAAGTGACAAAATTTTAGAAGTACCTTGAGTCTTCTTCCAAGCTCCTTGTAGAGAAGAAACCCCGAAAACTCAGCAGTGCAAGACCTCTCCAAGAACTCAACAAAAATTTGACGCATTGGGCCTTGTATTTTATCAGCAGCCTCCTTAAAATCCTTGTTCCTCACAAAATGAGTCTGGTTATAATCAGTCTTGAATTCTTGGAGCAACGCTTCAAACTCAGCCTCATTCAGATTCTTGTTGATATCAGTGTTGAAAAGTGTCTCCATTTCATCGAAATCAGTCGTATAAAACCTTGGAGTCAAAAGTGACTCCTTTATTCCTTTCTTGGGACCTTTGTTTGATGAACTCTTTGTGGTGGGTGTGGAGCTAGTGGTTGACATACTAATTCTGAAGAATTTTGTTTGTGGAATTCTTGGTTTTGGGTAGTTCCCTAGTTTGGAAATTGAAATGGGTTTTACTAGAGCCATTTCTGCTGCCATTTTTCTGGTTAGTCAAGCTTCAGCTATGAGctgaatatatgtgtgtgtttatatatagttGAAAGTGGAGAAGGATCAACTGAAGTGAAAATCATGTGTTTATCTATATTCTATTGGTTATGTATTGCAAAGGGATTGAATCTAATCTCATCTAATGAAATCTATCAGTTGAATGGGATCTTGACAAGTGTCAGGTGGTAATTGGAGCTACTTGATTTTCAGTATGATTGACTCTGAAATTTGTGGTCAGTTAGTGTCATCTGGGAAATAGACTTTTTTGTGGTCTGTATAATTCATACATGGAATATTTATTTCAAGGAAAAGCATAAATTTATAGGAACAAATTGTGTCCAGACCTACTCCCCAGTAAAGGTTTTATAACAAAAGTATTTTAAACAAATGCTCTTGTTCTGGTCTTTTCACATAAACTTGCGAATTTTGATGAAATTAGCCTAAAATACAGAACAGTTAACACTACAGATTATtgaagtgaaagcagtatattCAAATGCGAATTGGGGTAGCAGCCAAAATTCCAAAGTGCATTGGCCATGACAGTAAGCAGAAATTCTGATTCTGAGCAGAACAATGTTAATCTTGTTCTACTTCTTATTCGAACGGAGACAACTACATATTCATCAACTAAAAATTGGATGAACAGAGACAACAAGAATTCTACGTACTCATCAACTAAAAATCTTTCATAAATTATAGTATCTACACAAACAACGATGTACATAGAATCAGTAAAGCTGTAAAAACAAAAAGGAAGGTGGGCAAGAACATGAAGGGGTGATGAAATCTAGTAAACAACAATGTTCATGATTATTTGTGAAACCGTGTCTTCCTTCTGTCGACTTACCTCTGCGTTGATGTGCCTCAATCCCAGTTAAAAAGATTCTTTGATGTTCTTTACTCGGCTTTTTTTCCCCATCAGTTCTTTTAATACTTAAACCACCACTTATGTTTGCCCTTCTATGCAATCGATCAGATTTATAAAAGACCTCTCATTTTACCTGTCAAGCAAGATGCTGACCTCCATTTAAAGGTTATATACACCATTTAAGCCTACCTAGAAGTAGGAAAAAAACCAGAATCAGCAGTATTAATAAAAGTTTTAATTGCTTAAAGAATTATATGTAAGACTGAAAGTAATGACAATATTAACATAAATCATCAATGGTGAATCAACATTAAGAGACCTTGACATTATACATTAATTTCAACATAGTCAAGTGAATCTTTCATAGCTATTTACATCAAACCAAGGTGGTAATGTGTATTTGCACATTCAAGGAAATCACTAATACGTTTTGCTGTGATTTCATAGTGATGTCAGTGTATTATAAGTGATGATGATTTATTTTAGCTTCTAAACAACTGCTGGAATAGCTCAGTTGGTTAGAGCGTGTGGCTGTTAACCACAAGGTCGGAGGTTcgacccctccttctagcggTTTTTACTCAGCCTGAGTTGCAGGCGGTTTTTACTCAGCCTGAGTTGCAGGTTGCAAAACTTTAGGTGTTAAAATAGTTTTCCAGATTATAGTTTCAGATGTGGAAGTCTTACGACTTGCAAGTCACAAAGTTAAGGTGTTCATAGAAAGAGATAACACACTACAAACTTAATTTTTCCCACCTGAATGTTGCCTGTACACCACAAGTTCTGCTTGCCGTAATATACCAAGTCATGGCCCAATTTCTGGAAAGACTTCCAACCTGAAAGCACTGACAGTCTTTTTACACACAAAATATCCTTAAGTTCGTCATCAGCAGTAAATAAACACTTTTAAATTAGTTAGACAGAAAATGATACACTGGCAAGAAAAAGGAGAACATGATTTAATGTTGCATCACTTCTTAATATTGCTTCTTGATCCAGATTTTATTCGATAAGGTAAACATCTTTATATGTCGATACGTTTTTGTGGAGTAGGAGTTACGCGTATTATTAAGCATGTAAGAGTAATTCACCTTCACATATAACTGGATGATGATATATTTCGATGGAGCATAGCATCTTCACTACTAAGGTCTTCGTGAGAGGAAGTTTCTCCAGTGAAGGAGTTCCACTTTTTTAGTCGTGGTTCAGGATCAAGAGGAGCCAGTGAACCTATTTCAAAACTTCCACCTGTATTTAACTCCTTCCCTTTCCCCTTCATGCTATACCTTAACTCAATGAGACTTACTTTCTTCGAAGCAGAATATACATTCTTACTTGCATCTCTGCTAAGCGGTTCTCTTGATCTAACAGAATCTGTACATGAATAATCGTCTTCAAACACCACTTCTCGAAAATTTACCAATGGTGGTGGAATCTTAGTGAAAAATACTTCTTTGAGAT
Coding sequences:
- the LOC108223187 gene encoding probable aquaporin SIP2-1, which translates into the protein MGSKIKLLASDMIMSLMWVSSSVLIKRLVFNVLGFGSDAKGEVFKCGVSILNMFFFAWLSKVTKGGAYNPLTVLSPVFSGGFSTFLFTVGARIPAQVIGSIAGVRLMLDTFPEIGRGPRLNVDIHKGALTEGLLTFAIVSISLGLTVKLPGSFYMKTWISSFSKLTLHILGSDLTGGCMNPASVMGWAYARGDHITKEHIFVYWLAPVEATLLAVWTFSLIFRSQKGEKAKVKAEKSD
- the LOC108223184 gene encoding magnesium-protoporphyrin IX monomethyl ester [oxidative] cyclase, chloroplastic, producing the protein MAAEMALVKPISISKLGNYPKPRIPQTKFFRISMSTTSSTPTTKSSSNKGPKKGIKESLLTPRFYTTDFDEMETLFNTDINKNLNEAEFEALLQEFKTDYNQTHFVRNKDFKEAADKIQGPMRQIFVEFLERSCTAEFSGFLLYKELGRRLKKTNPVVAEIFSLMSRDEARHAGFLNKGLSDFNLALDLGFLTKARKYTFFKPKFIFYATYLSEKIGYWRYITIYRHLKTNPEYQLYPIFKYFENWCQDENRHGDFFSALMKAQPQFLNDWKAKLWSRFFCLSVYVTMYLNDCQRSAFYEGIGLDAKEFDMHVIIETNRTTARIFPAVLDVENPEFKRKLDRMVEINTELLAIGDTDDSGFLKNLKRIPLIAALASELLAAYLMKPIDSGSVDLAEFETQLVY